A stretch of the Chloroflexota bacterium genome encodes the following:
- a CDS encoding phytanoyl-CoA dioxygenase family protein, whose protein sequence is MATSPTTQEKILSDDQVAFYQRHGYLVLENVLSAAELQGLQAASERLQEERARLAGDDSLAVIQNVALFDDAFMMAAKHPTMLGAVTQLIGENLRLQHCKLNWKPPTKGKGEVGWHQDFPFFPHTNYDLLACMFLLDDAVPENGCMRMIPGSHLRGPVDHYDAESGRFRGRCTEPSEYQDDVARGNVVDLVVPAGSMTIHHCCMLHASYPNHSDTPRRGLVYQIAAGDSIQLGGNLHKVWPIWLQGENPLQARIGNHTVYRLSQQITNVGGLEPSADWQKVTQD, encoded by the coding sequence GGCATGGCTACCTAGTACTGGAAAACGTGCTCTCGGCGGCGGAATTGCAGGGGCTACAGGCCGCTTCGGAGCGTCTGCAAGAGGAGCGCGCCCGCCTGGCCGGCGACGACAGCTTGGCCGTCATTCAAAACGTGGCGCTCTTTGACGACGCCTTCATGATGGCCGCGAAGCATCCGACGATGCTGGGCGCGGTCACACAGCTCATCGGCGAGAACCTACGTCTGCAGCATTGCAAGCTCAACTGGAAGCCGCCCACCAAAGGCAAAGGCGAGGTGGGCTGGCACCAGGACTTCCCCTTCTTCCCCCACACAAACTACGACCTGCTCGCGTGCATGTTTCTCCTGGACGACGCCGTGCCGGAGAACGGCTGCATGCGCATGATTCCCGGCAGCCACCTGCGCGGTCCGGTGGACCACTACGACGCTGAGAGCGGCAGGTTTAGGGGCCGTTGCACCGAACCCAGCGAGTACCAGGACGACGTGGCGCGCGGCAACGTGGTTGATCTCGTCGTGCCGGCCGGTTCGATGACGATCCACCATTGCTGCATGCTGCACGCCTCCTATCCCAACCACAGCGACACGCCGCGCAGGGGCTTGGTCTACCAAATCGCCGCCGGCGATAGCATCCAACTCGGTGGCAACCTGCACAAGGTGTGGCCCATCTGGCTCCAGGGCGAAAACCCGCTGCAGGCCCGCATCGGCAACCACACCGTCTACCGGCTCAGCCAGCAGATTACCAACGTCGGCGGCCTGGAACCCAGCGCCGACTGGCAGAAGGTCACCCAGGACTAG
- a CDS encoding NYN domain-containing protein, with the protein MALRTAIFIDGANFRGNLRDFGFTSELSNGRVYRLEERHFNWDEFFSGVLDKFNAETGWEHQLIRVHWYSAASISPWPRKYEFSLSQKVVTGHSSIKGLTTDVVLEKARDWYAKERSYFERLREDTFERIQREINFLEFRYVGQYKVLPLKASSIQERSGEIQYRGTRVGEKGVDLGIAVDMIAKMPYYDVAILVSGDADFLPVVGYLKDHLKYVYQFSIAKGVPPSIRYLSPYLKGKVDCFESYNELELLDKFLLREKGIPHDILVAIDNRITQLSDGIYQPTMLVPDR; encoded by the coding sequence ATGGCTCTTAGGACAGCCATCTTTATTGATGGCGCAAATTTCAGGGGCAATCTCCGGGACTTTGGGTTTACTTCTGAGCTCTCAAACGGGCGTGTCTATAGACTTGAAGAGCGTCATTTCAATTGGGATGAGTTCTTCTCTGGCGTACTTGATAAGTTCAATGCCGAGACTGGCTGGGAACACCAGCTAATTCGTGTTCATTGGTATTCCGCGGCGAGCATTTCGCCATGGCCGCGAAAGTATGAATTTTCACTGTCTCAGAAGGTCGTTACGGGACACTCTAGTATTAAGGGTCTTACCACGGACGTCGTTTTGGAAAAAGCTAGAGACTGGTATGCCAAAGAGAGGAGTTATTTTGAGCGCCTAAGGGAGGACACCTTCGAAAGAATACAACGTGAAATAAACTTTCTCGAGTTTAGATATGTAGGGCAATACAAGGTTCTCCCCTTGAAAGCATCTAGCATACAAGAAAGGTCTGGCGAGATACAGTATAGAGGAACACGAGTGGGCGAGAAGGGGGTGGACTTAGGAATAGCCGTGGACATGATTGCGAAAATGCCCTACTACGATGTTGCCATTCTTGTGAGTGGAGATGCAGACTTCCTACCGGTGGTCGGGTATTTGAAGGACCACCTCAAGTACGTATATCAATTCTCTATAGCGAAGGGGGTTCCCCCTTCAATTCGTTACCTTTCTCCCTATCTAAAGGGAAAAGTCGATTGCTTCGAATCCTACAATGAGCTGGAACTACTCGATAAGTTTCTCTTGCGAGAGAAAGGAATACCACACGACATATTGGTGGCAATCGACAATCGAATCACTCAACTTTCGGATGGAATTTATCAGCCAACCATGTTGGTGCCCGATCGTTGA
- a CDS encoding glycoside hydrolase family 32 protein: protein MTTSDRASRAPRYTFADTLDAQEAQLRDNPLVRRMAASRQALAGDPHRPLYHFVSPENRLNDPNGLCFWQGRWHLFYQGYPPEDPRPHWGHAVSDDLIHWRDLPYAIYPDPEESCFSGGTLVEDDRVIAIFHGTQVGNMVAVSSDPLLLNWEKVTGQAVIPIPDHDGSPREYTVYDPCIWQRDGVYYSLSGGALTDGPGDQRIAADFLFRSHDLETWEYLHPLTEGDRFTLAGDDGACPYFWPIGDRHMLLFFSHMSGGQYLLGDYDEDRDKLVVTSHGLFNFGATVPSGVHAPSATPDGQGGIIVLFNMNPGYPTAGWNQIMTLPRRLTLAGDDDVRVEPAGDIESLRHDHRHVGPTELPANEEVVLAGIEGSALELAIELDPGAAPMVELNVLRSPGREEYTRIAFYMDRGFKVQNPSVQPGAVHHTGQVAIRGYKSPRPVDRYESLLTLDSSYASTLPGALSRAPETALIRLDPDEPLRLRVFVDRSVVEVFANGKQCVAVRVYPGRGDSTGVSLRAQGSPAHLRSLDAWQMRSIYPQH from the coding sequence ATGACTACATCCGACCGCGCATCCCGCGCTCCCAGGTACACTTTCGCCGACACTCTCGACGCTCAGGAAGCCCAGCTTCGTGACAACCCGCTGGTGCGGCGGATGGCTGCATCCCGCCAGGCGCTGGCGGGCGACCCCCACCGCCCGCTGTATCACTTCGTCAGTCCCGAGAACAGACTGAACGACCCCAACGGGCTCTGCTTCTGGCAGGGACGCTGGCACCTCTTCTACCAGGGCTACCCACCGGAAGACCCCCGGCCCCACTGGGGGCACGCCGTCAGCGACGACCTCATCCACTGGCGCGACCTGCCGTACGCCATCTACCCCGACCCGGAGGAGAGCTGCTTCTCCGGCGGGACCCTTGTCGAAGACGACCGGGTCATAGCCATCTTCCACGGGACACAGGTCGGCAACATGGTCGCCGTCTCCAGCGATCCGCTCCTCCTCAACTGGGAGAAGGTCACGGGCCAGGCGGTCATCCCCATTCCGGATCACGACGGCTCGCCCCGGGAGTACACGGTCTACGACCCCTGTATCTGGCAGCGCGACGGGGTTTACTACTCCCTCTCCGGCGGCGCGCTGACCGACGGCCCCGGCGACCAACGCATTGCCGCCGACTTTCTATTCCGCTCGCATGACCTGGAGACCTGGGAGTACCTGCACCCCCTCACCGAAGGTGACAGGTTCACGTTGGCGGGCGACGACGGCGCCTGCCCCTACTTTTGGCCCATCGGCGACCGCCATATGCTCCTCTTCTTCAGCCACATGAGCGGCGGTCAGTACCTGCTCGGCGACTACGATGAGGACCGCGATAAGCTGGTCGTCACCTCCCACGGCCTCTTCAATTTCGGTGCGACTGTCCCGTCAGGCGTCCACGCCCCATCCGCAACGCCCGACGGACAGGGCGGCATCATCGTGCTGTTCAACATGAACCCCGGGTACCCCACCGCGGGCTGGAACCAGATCATGACCCTCCCCCGGCGTCTCACCCTGGCGGGAGACGACGACGTGCGTGTCGAGCCCGCCGGCGACATCGAGTCCCTCAGGCATGACCACAGGCACGTCGGCCCGACGGAGCTCCCCGCCAACGAGGAAGTGGTGCTGGCGGGGATCGAGGGCAGCGCGCTGGAGCTGGCGATCGAGCTTGATCCCGGCGCGGCGCCGATGGTCGAGTTGAACGTCCTCCGTTCCCCGGGCCGGGAGGAGTACACGCGCATCGCCTTCTACATGGACCGCGGCTTCAAGGTACAGAACCCTTCCGTCCAACCCGGCGCGGTCCACCACACCGGCCAGGTTGCCATCCGCGGCTACAAGAGTCCGAGACCGGTCGATCGCTACGAAAGCCTGCTGACCCTCGACTCTTCCTACGCGTCAACCCTGCCGGGCGCACTCTCCCGCGCTCCTGAAACGGCGCTTATCCGGCTCGACCCTGATGAACCGCTCAGGCTGCGGGTATTCGTCGACCGCAGCGTGGTAGAGGTCTTCGCGAACGGCAAGCAATGTGTGGCGGTCCGCGTCTACCCCGGACGGGGCGACAGCACCGGCGTCTCCCTGCGCGCCCAGGGCAGCCCCGCCCATCTCCGCTCCCTCGACGCCTGGCAGATGCGGAGCATTTACCCGCAGCATTAG
- a CDS encoding putative addiction module antidote protein produces the protein MAKTQTRPWDPVEHLETEEDMAAYLNVALEDGDLSLIMATLGDIARAQRMAVVAQDTGLGRESLYKSLSANGNPEFATVLKVVRALGLRLQAAVGPGANDAV, from the coding sequence ATGGCAAAGACGCAGACAAGGCCGTGGGACCCGGTGGAGCATCTGGAGACCGAGGAGGACATGGCGGCATATCTGAATGTCGCGCTGGAAGATGGTGATCTGAGCCTGATCATGGCGACCCTTGGCGACATCGCCCGCGCCCAGCGAATGGCGGTAGTGGCACAGGACACGGGGCTGGGCAGGGAGAGCTTGTACAAATCTCTTTCAGCCAACGGCAACCCGGAATTCGCCACCGTGCTGAAGGTGGTGCGCGCCTTGGGACTCAGACTTCAGGCCGCGGTTGGGCCTGGAGCAAACGACGCAGTTTGA
- a CDS encoding type II toxin-antitoxin system RelE/ParE family toxin yields MVEIRQTEDYAHWFRRLRDRQARTRIDSRIRRLSLGNSGDVRPVGAGVSEIRIDYGPGYRVYFVQRGEALVVLLAGGDKDSQERDIRRALELASGL; encoded by the coding sequence ATGGTGGAGATTCGCCAAACCGAGGACTACGCCCACTGGTTCAGACGGCTAAGGGATAGGCAAGCCAGAACGAGAATCGACAGCCGCATCCGGCGGCTGTCCCTGGGCAACTCCGGCGACGTAAGGCCGGTGGGAGCGGGAGTTTCCGAGATACGGATCGACTACGGACCCGGCTACCGGGTGTACTTTGTGCAAAGAGGTGAGGCCCTTGTCGTTCTTCTGGCCGGAGGGGACAAGGACAGCCAAGAACGGGACATACGAAGGGCGCTGGAACTCGCCAGTGGACTCTAG
- a CDS encoding Gfo/Idh/MocA family oxidoreductase, with translation MDLTVGVLGTGRMAQLHSTALRSIQEKGLVVAGERHNVAVALYGRDPAKVAPLAEACGAAKTSNDLESFIDDPELSVIDNCLVNRLHFTPLLQAIQNGKHVYTDKPLTNTAAEGRYLLRAARQAGVCHGIVQNMRFQGGPAKAKEIIASGALGRIIHVRGVFGYFVPQRVENRPAWFYQRAEAGGGIVHDMMAHFFDLLGWMIGPIERVSCDMTTVYAERETPDGERFSAEVEDAATVQMRFANGALGDVFVSWARRKHEEVPYFEIDGEDGSLIFSFNAMHQQLQADTPGFRYDPTQLQADPMTGWEPVALAGGDPFEIQLRAFLEGIVAGAPAKPDWEDGVRALELVEAAYESAEHGRRVIV, from the coding sequence ATGGACCTAACTGTCGGGGTACTCGGCACCGGACGCATGGCGCAACTGCACAGCACGGCACTGCGTTCGATACAAGAGAAGGGCCTCGTCGTCGCTGGCGAACGGCACAACGTTGCCGTCGCCCTCTACGGACGGGATCCGGCGAAAGTCGCGCCTCTCGCGGAGGCGTGCGGCGCGGCCAAGACGAGCAACGACTTGGAGAGCTTCATCGACGACCCTGAGCTCTCCGTGATAGACAACTGCCTTGTCAACCGCTTGCACTTCACGCCGCTCTTGCAGGCCATTCAAAACGGCAAGCACGTATACACTGATAAGCCCTTGACAAACACAGCCGCAGAAGGCCGCTATCTCCTGCGCGCGGCGCGGCAGGCCGGCGTCTGCCACGGCATCGTGCAGAACATGCGCTTCCAAGGTGGACCGGCCAAAGCCAAGGAGATCATCGCCTCCGGCGCGCTCGGCCGCATCATCCACGTGCGCGGGGTCTTCGGCTACTTTGTACCGCAGCGGGTGGAGAACCGCCCCGCGTGGTTTTATCAGAGAGCCGAGGCCGGCGGCGGCATCGTGCACGACATGATGGCGCACTTCTTCGATCTGCTCGGGTGGATGATCGGCCCTATCGAGCGCGTGTCGTGCGATATGACCACGGTCTACGCGGAACGCGAAACGCCGGACGGCGAGCGCTTTTCCGCAGAGGTGGAAGACGCGGCCACGGTGCAAATGCGCTTTGCCAACGGTGCGCTGGGCGACGTGTTCGTTTCCTGGGCGCGGCGCAAGCACGAAGAGGTGCCGTATTTCGAGATCGACGGTGAAGACGGCAGCCTGATCTTCAGCTTCAACGCCATGCACCAGCAGCTCCAGGCCGACACGCCCGGCTTCCGCTACGATCCCACCCAACTCCAGGCCGACCCCATGACCGGCTGGGAGCCGGTGGCCCTGGCGGGCGGCGACCCGTTTGAGATTCAGTTGCGGGCGTTCTTGGAAGGGATTGTTGCGGGCGCGCCCGCCAAGCCCGATTGGGAAGACGGCGTGCGGGCGTTGGAACTGGTGGAAGCGGCGTACGAGTCCGCAGAGCACGGCAGGAGAGTGATCGTGTGA
- a CDS encoding EamA family transporter, with the protein MTLWFWIGVAFVSWGLASFFGKMVAPYFGAPYLVWVRSIITVFMLLPLVWAQRHNSITITPTWQTWVLVVLVTGFTASAVIGFYNGLRLGDASLVTPASGTYPVLTAILAVVFLGEQLSVTRALGILFAVIGIFFLTR; encoded by the coding sequence ATGACGCTGTGGTTCTGGATTGGCGTAGCGTTTGTTTCTTGGGGTCTGGCGTCGTTCTTCGGTAAGATGGTTGCGCCGTATTTTGGCGCGCCCTATCTGGTCTGGGTGCGGAGCATTATCACCGTTTTCATGCTCTTGCCGCTGGTGTGGGCCCAGCGCCATAACTCGATCACGATTACGCCAACCTGGCAAACCTGGGTGCTCGTCGTCCTTGTCACGGGGTTTACGGCCAGCGCCGTCATCGGATTTTACAATGGCTTGCGCCTGGGCGACGCTTCGCTCGTGACGCCTGCCAGCGGCACGTATCCCGTGCTGACGGCGATACTGGCCGTGGTCTTCCTCGGCGAACAGCTTTCGGTCACGCGCGCGCTCGGCATCTTATTCGCTGTGATCGGTATTTTCTTCTTGACGCGTTAG
- a CDS encoding glucose 1-dehydrogenase → MKLANKVAVITGAGSGIGYEMATLFAREGATIMGADVDADGLATTAAAVETIGRPMRTFVADVTDPTAVEHLMAETVEAFGSIDILCNNAGIGHVGSVLEVTPEEWDRVMAVNVRGVWLGCKYAVPYMLAQGGGIIVNTASVAGQVGLPKRAVYSASKGAVIALTKQVAIEYVAENIRVNCVCPGTVETPWVQRLLAIEDDPAAAMENLRLRQPMGRLGQPDEVAKAALYLASDAAEFITGTELVIDGGLTAR, encoded by the coding sequence ATGAAGCTGGCAAATAAAGTAGCAGTCATCACCGGCGCCGGGTCCGGCATCGGGTACGAAATGGCAACGCTCTTCGCCCGGGAAGGCGCCACCATCATGGGCGCGGACGTGGACGCAGACGGCTTAGCCACCACCGCCGCAGCAGTTGAAACAATCGGCCGCCCCATGCGCACATTCGTGGCCGACGTGACCGATCCCACCGCCGTGGAACACCTGATGGCCGAGACCGTGGAAGCCTTCGGCAGCATCGATATCCTCTGCAACAACGCCGGCATCGGCCACGTGGGCAGCGTGCTGGAGGTCACCCCCGAGGAGTGGGACCGCGTGATGGCCGTGAACGTGCGCGGCGTCTGGCTGGGGTGCAAGTACGCCGTGCCCTACATGCTGGCCCAGGGCGGCGGCATCATCGTGAATACGGCGTCGGTGGCGGGGCAGGTCGGCCTGCCCAAGCGCGCCGTCTACAGCGCGTCCAAAGGCGCGGTGATCGCCCTGACGAAACAGGTCGCCATCGAGTACGTGGCTGAGAACATCCGCGTGAACTGCGTCTGCCCGGGCACCGTGGAAACGCCGTGGGTCCAACGCCTCCTGGCAATCGAGGACGATCCGGCCGCCGCGATGGAAAACCTGCGCCTGCGCCAACCCATGGGCCGCCTGGGCCAACCCGACGAGGTCGCCAAAGCCGCCCTCTACCTCGCCTCCGACGCCGCGGAGTTTATTACCGGCACGGAGTTAGTGATAGACGGCGGCCTCACGGCGCGGTAG
- a CDS encoding restriction endonuclease, giving the protein MLGRIEDLRQGYHRRICRDVLRQKADGTPNNADSSSAASVRLGKGIVKNIGMRTGKKKLAGQTAGHQFEAATKDFLRDAFGLLSHLRPGKWDFSLGGNIRDYEQYLHLSDVRRVVDEHEELRIIFGDYIVTPDIVVCRKPVADSEINKKEVLVNDDGTASHTPLRQANSQADIMHASVSCKWTIRSDRSQNARTEGLNLVRNRKGKTPHIVVVVGEPLPSRIASLAYGTGDIDCVYHFALRELTAAASDNDSDADLLRTLVTGRRLRDISDLPFDLAT; this is encoded by the coding sequence ATGCTTGGTAGAATTGAAGACCTTCGGCAAGGCTACCATCGTCGCATTTGTCGTGACGTTTTGCGACAGAAAGCAGATGGCACTCCCAACAATGCCGACAGCAGCAGTGCTGCAAGCGTCAGGCTTGGCAAGGGCATCGTCAAGAACATAGGCATGCGGACTGGGAAGAAGAAGCTGGCAGGACAGACAGCGGGACATCAGTTCGAGGCGGCGACAAAAGACTTCTTGCGTGATGCGTTTGGTCTACTCTCTCACTTGCGTCCGGGCAAATGGGATTTCTCATTGGGAGGAAACATACGAGACTACGAGCAATACTTGCATCTGTCTGATGTGCGACGTGTAGTCGATGAGCATGAGGAACTGCGAATCATCTTTGGGGACTATATCGTTACACCTGACATTGTTGTTTGCAGAAAGCCGGTCGCCGACTCTGAGATCAACAAGAAGGAAGTCTTGGTGAACGATGATGGAACGGCAAGCCATACTCCTCTACGGCAAGCGAATTCCCAAGCAGATATTATGCATGCGAGTGTTTCCTGTAAGTGGACAATTCGCAGCGACCGCTCGCAGAATGCACGCACTGAAGGCTTGAACCTCGTTCGCAACCGTAAGGGCAAGACGCCTCACATTGTCGTTGTAGTGGGAGAACCGCTACCCAGTCGCATCGCGTCGCTGGCATATGGCACAGGCGATATCGACTGCGTTTACCACTTTGCCCTAAGAGAATTGACGGCTGCCGCCTCTGACAATGATTCCGATGCGGACCTATTGAGGACACTCGTTACCGGTCGGAGGCTGCGTGATATCAGCGACTTGCCGTTTGATTTAGCGACTTAG
- a CDS encoding site-specific DNA-methyltransferase, with translation MSTSTCFDALRAALRADLDFHGTNGSYGPHAWHPFPAKFPPQLPRFLIEQLSAPGDVILDPMLGSGTTLVEAVRLGRRAIGCDIDPLARMIAVAKLTPIDPSAALEEGLTVLSAAQRDCWQDGHRLRQDFQLRFDGKTADFIDYWFLPQHQIELFSLLKRIEALPQGSIRDFLSVVFSSTIIAKSGGVSLARDLAHTRPHRDMKKAPASAFVEFAKRLERNVAAIGNGMPHETEESSHLSVNGAMDSSERNCQAEVRAASAADTGLPPESIDLIITSPPYANNAIDYMRAHKFSLVWFGWNITELSRIRAQYLGHDALSDKEYQNLPDQCQETIATLAERDARKAQTLRRYFGEMATVIAEMKRVLKRGGAAVIVVATSNLRGIDVQTHKGLASIGESAGFDLAGIGVRRLDRDKRMMPARWGNQQSSQIEARMHDEYVIGLVKS, from the coding sequence ATGAGTACTAGTACTTGCTTTGATGCATTGCGGGCAGCGTTGCGTGCCGATTTGGACTTTCACGGCACCAACGGGAGCTATGGTCCTCACGCCTGGCATCCTTTTCCAGCGAAGTTTCCACCTCAGTTGCCCAGATTCCTCATCGAACAACTCTCGGCCCCAGGAGATGTGATTCTCGATCCCATGCTCGGCTCGGGTACCACGCTTGTAGAAGCCGTGCGACTAGGAAGACGAGCTATCGGCTGCGATATAGACCCACTCGCTCGCATGATCGCGGTGGCAAAGCTGACACCCATCGACCCGTCAGCGGCCTTGGAAGAGGGACTGACGGTCTTGAGCGCGGCGCAGAGGGACTGCTGGCAAGACGGTCATAGACTGCGACAGGACTTTCAGTTGCGCTTTGACGGGAAGACCGCGGACTTCATCGACTACTGGTTTCTGCCGCAGCACCAGATTGAATTGTTCTCCCTCCTGAAACGCATTGAAGCGTTGCCGCAAGGCAGTATTCGAGACTTTCTCAGCGTGGTGTTCTCTTCGACCATCATTGCCAAGTCCGGTGGTGTTTCCCTGGCGCGCGATCTGGCACATACGCGTCCCCACAGGGACATGAAGAAGGCGCCGGCCTCGGCATTCGTAGAGTTCGCCAAACGGCTGGAACGCAATGTAGCTGCTATAGGCAACGGGATGCCCCATGAAACCGAAGAGTCGTCTCATCTAAGTGTGAATGGCGCAATGGATTCGAGCGAGAGGAACTGTCAAGCGGAAGTTCGCGCGGCCAGTGCGGCAGACACCGGCCTGCCGCCGGAGAGCATAGACTTGATTATTACCTCGCCGCCATACGCCAACAACGCGATCGACTACATGCGCGCGCACAAATTCTCGTTGGTATGGTTCGGTTGGAATATCACTGAACTTAGCAGGATCCGGGCGCAATACCTTGGACACGATGCGTTGTCCGATAAGGAGTACCAAAACTTGCCCGACCAATGCCAAGAGACGATCGCAACTCTCGCAGAGCGCGATGCCAGGAAAGCGCAGACTCTGCGCCGCTATTTTGGCGAGATGGCTACCGTGATCGCCGAGATGAAACGGGTCCTGAAGCGGGGTGGAGCGGCAGTGATCGTGGTCGCCACCTCAAATCTTAGAGGCATCGATGTACAAACGCACAAGGGATTGGCGTCCATAGGTGAAAGCGCCGGCTTTGATCTGGCGGGTATCGGCGTGCGCCGCCTCGACCGCGACAAGCGCATGATGCCGGCGCGTTGGGGCAACCAGCAAAGCTCGCAGATCGAGGCACGTATGCATGACGAATACGTCATCGGCTTGGTGAAGTCGTAA
- a CDS encoding CocE/NonD family hydrolase, with product MAVDAAGIRFYKNIMVSTRDGTKLAMDLHVPAGEGPWPVILTYIPYRKDDQAPLTGMQHHWAEHGYVGARVDCRGTGSSEGMNDDEYRPVEIRDGYDVVEWIAAQDWCDGKVAMTGGSYGGFTSVQVAALAPPHLITIIPWNYTDDRYTDDCHYRGGAWRCYYDIGSYGSAMVGMNAMPPYPEYSGARWAELWEQRLEQNSPYLLTWLANQTDGKYWRPGSIRGRYHEIKASALLIGGWRDGYCNAPLRTSQHMTAPSKVLIGPWNHSGPDCETPGPSLAREHLTVRWCDYWLKGIDNGIMDEPAINVYMQTFDVPDPARTHTTGYWRCEPEFPITSGRTRRLALGSDLMPDNSYMTRDGYDEYEYRPSVGLASGLWSAGVPFGLPGDQRVDEVYSANYTSAPLEEPLEIIGMGKAVLHVSSTAPVMAFVVRLSDVAPDGASAQVTMGVLNGTRRNSHTDPEPMEPGAVYELHVDLDATAWRFERGHRIRLSVSSADFPNLWPTPYNGTNRVYRNSGRESHLELPVVPTRQAPAGALPPDEMAYEPSAAPRTYPAVSPRAVPWEITRDVMRDRTGLRLHLMNEVKASADMTVKTESRLEVWANNRNPANTTAIGQHFRTITRSDGAINIDTAANVRSTHDAIHVAIDLAVRLNGLPHHQRRWVESFKRELL from the coding sequence CAGTCGACGCGGCGGGCATTCGCTTCTATAAGAACATCATGGTATCGACCCGTGACGGCACGAAGCTTGCCATGGATTTGCACGTCCCGGCCGGGGAGGGCCCGTGGCCGGTTATTCTGACGTACATCCCGTACCGCAAGGACGACCAAGCGCCGCTCACCGGCATGCAGCACCACTGGGCGGAGCATGGTTACGTGGGCGCGCGCGTGGATTGCCGGGGCACCGGCTCCAGCGAAGGCATGAACGACGATGAGTACCGTCCCGTGGAAATCCGCGACGGCTACGACGTGGTGGAATGGATCGCCGCGCAGGACTGGTGCGACGGCAAGGTGGCCATGACCGGCGGCTCGTACGGCGGGTTCACCAGCGTGCAGGTCGCGGCCCTGGCACCGCCGCATCTCATTACCATCATTCCCTGGAACTACACGGACGACCGCTACACAGACGACTGCCACTACCGCGGCGGGGCCTGGCGCTGCTACTACGACATCGGTTCGTACGGCAGCGCAATGGTAGGCATGAATGCCATGCCGCCCTATCCCGAATACAGCGGCGCGCGCTGGGCGGAACTGTGGGAGCAACGCCTGGAGCAAAACTCTCCGTACTTGCTCACGTGGCTGGCGAATCAGACGGATGGGAAATACTGGCGGCCCGGCAGCATTCGGGGACGCTATCACGAGATCAAGGCGTCGGCGCTCCTCATCGGCGGCTGGCGCGACGGCTACTGCAATGCGCCGCTACGCACCTCCCAGCACATGACCGCGCCGAGTAAGGTGCTCATCGGGCCGTGGAACCACTCCGGCCCGGACTGCGAAACGCCCGGCCCCTCGCTGGCGCGGGAGCATCTGACCGTGCGCTGGTGCGACTACTGGCTCAAAGGCATTGACAACGGCATCATGGACGAGCCGGCGATCAATGTGTACATGCAGACGTTCGACGTGCCGGATCCCGCCCGCACCCACACCACCGGCTACTGGCGCTGCGAGCCGGAGTTTCCCATTACCAGTGGGCGCACGCGACGGCTCGCGCTCGGCAGCGATCTGATGCCGGACAATTCCTATATGACCCGCGACGGTTATGACGAATACGAATATCGGCCGTCAGTGGGCCTTGCGAGCGGTCTGTGGAGCGCGGGGGTGCCGTTCGGCCTGCCCGGCGACCAGCGCGTGGACGAGGTCTATTCCGCCAACTACACCTCCGCGCCTTTGGAAGAACCGCTAGAGATCATCGGCATGGGCAAGGCCGTGCTCCACGTCAGTTCCACCGCGCCGGTGATGGCGTTCGTGGTTCGGCTCTCGGACGTGGCGCCGGACGGCGCCAGCGCGCAGGTGACGATGGGCGTGCTGAACGGGACGCGGCGCAATTCGCACACCGACCCGGAGCCCATGGAGCCGGGCGCAGTCTATGAACTGCACGTGGACCTGGACGCCACGGCCTGGCGTTTCGAGCGGGGGCACCGCATCCGGCTTTCCGTCAGCAGCGCGGACTTTCCCAACCTGTGGCCGACGCCCTATAACGGCACGAACCGCGTCTATCGGAACAGTGGACGCGAATCGCATCTGGAACTGCCGGTGGTGCCCACGCGGCAGGCCCCCGCCGGCGCGTTGCCGCCCGACGAGATGGCGTACGAGCCGTCCGCCGCGCCGCGCACGTATCCGGCGGTATCGCCCCGCGCCGTGCCCTGGGAAATCACCCGCGACGTCATGCGCGATCGCACCGGCCTGCGGCTTCATCTCATGAATGAGGTCAAGGCCAGCGCAGACATGACGGTCAAGACGGAGTCGCGCCTGGAGGTCTGGGCCAACAACCGCAATCCCGCCAATACCACCGCCATCGGTCAGCACTTCCGCACCATCACCCGCTCCGACGGCGCGATCAACATCGACACCGCCGCCAATGTCCGCAGCACCCACGACGCCATCCACGTCGCCATAGATTTGGCAGTCCGCCTCAACGGCCTGCCCCACCACCAGCGCAGATGGGTAGAGTCGTTCAAAAGGGAATTACTTTAG